Proteins from one Embleya scabrispora genomic window:
- a CDS encoding MarR family winged helix-turn-helix transcriptional regulator — MTKNQQENAENDASREDLASRVITALPEWITQLIQINGLIADRMGVVATDFHCLHALHQDGPATSSVLARRVGLTPGAASRMIDRLTEAGCVKRVPDPNDRRRVVIEPTMEGLDRITAYYAGLTARTRDDLTPFDDDQLRTLLRFVEVARDSAAAEVDRLRSAHPDG, encoded by the coding sequence ATGACGAAGAACCAGCAGGAAAACGCCGAAAACGACGCATCCAGAGAGGACCTCGCATCTCGGGTCATTACCGCGCTGCCGGAATGGATCACCCAGCTGATCCAGATCAACGGCTTGATCGCCGACCGCATGGGGGTCGTGGCGACCGACTTCCACTGTCTGCACGCGTTGCACCAGGACGGGCCGGCCACCTCCAGCGTCCTGGCCAGACGGGTGGGCCTCACTCCCGGCGCGGCGTCGCGGATGATCGACCGGCTCACCGAGGCCGGCTGCGTCAAGCGGGTTCCGGACCCCAACGACCGGCGACGGGTCGTCATCGAACCGACCATGGAAGGACTCGACCGGATCACCGCCTACTACGCGGGCCTGACCGCGCGCACCCGCGACGACCTGACGCCCTTCGACGACGACCAACTCCGTACCCTGCTGCGCTTCGTCGAGGTGGCCCGCGACAGCGCGGCCGCGGAGGTCGACCGGCTGCGGTCCGCGCATCCCGACGGCTGA
- a CDS encoding cytochrome P450, translated as MGGPHISEEMQELFTLFRHKRRTEPVGLDEETGRWRVFRFADAMTVATDAHSFSNDLSEFIPYHEDLATFSKGNFQNMDQPRHRELRGLVSQGFTPRFVTGLAPRIEAVAAELLDTIGDRERIDLVADLAHPLPVTVIAEVMGLPVSDRGLFRKWADALLVDNGIDAIFSEEGVAAMAPSIREMNAYLLNHVREYRTSKREGLIADLIAAETDGVTLDDQEIVGFLALLLIAGHLTTSTLLGNAILCLDENPEAARQLREDPALIPAMIEEVLRYRSPLVWLDRKALRTVHLGGVDIPEGSQVSVALPSVTRDESEFENPDTFDIHRDPIRHLSFGMGVHFCLGAPLARLEVKIALRALLSRYRDFEVPAGERLVYHDPRGFQGAKVLPLDLFRA; from the coding sequence ATGGGTGGACCGCACATCTCCGAAGAGATGCAGGAACTGTTCACGCTGTTCCGGCACAAACGGCGCACCGAGCCGGTCGGCCTGGACGAGGAAACCGGGCGGTGGCGGGTCTTCCGCTTCGCCGACGCGATGACCGTCGCAACCGACGCGCACTCCTTCTCCAACGACCTCAGCGAGTTCATCCCGTACCACGAGGACCTGGCCACGTTCTCGAAGGGCAACTTCCAGAACATGGACCAGCCGCGCCACCGAGAACTGCGCGGCCTGGTCAGCCAGGGCTTCACGCCCCGCTTCGTCACCGGGCTGGCACCGCGGATCGAAGCGGTGGCGGCCGAACTGCTCGACACGATCGGCGACCGCGAGCGCATCGACCTGGTCGCCGATCTGGCACATCCCCTGCCGGTGACCGTCATCGCCGAGGTGATGGGCCTGCCGGTGTCCGACCGCGGGCTCTTCCGGAAGTGGGCGGACGCGCTGCTCGTGGACAACGGCATCGACGCCATCTTCAGCGAGGAGGGCGTGGCCGCGATGGCCCCGTCGATTCGCGAGATGAACGCGTACCTGCTCAACCACGTGCGCGAATACCGCACTTCGAAGCGAGAGGGCCTGATCGCCGACCTGATCGCCGCCGAAACCGACGGCGTGACGCTGGACGACCAGGAGATCGTGGGCTTTCTCGCCCTGCTGCTGATCGCCGGCCACCTGACCACGAGCACGCTGTTGGGCAACGCGATCCTGTGCCTGGACGAAAACCCCGAAGCCGCTCGGCAGTTGCGCGAGGACCCGGCACTGATCCCGGCGATGATCGAGGAAGTGCTGCGCTACCGCTCGCCGCTGGTGTGGCTGGACCGCAAGGCACTTCGCACGGTGCACCTCGGAGGTGTGGACATACCCGAGGGATCGCAGGTCAGCGTGGCGCTCCCGTCGGTCACCCGGGACGAGAGCGAATTCGAGAACCCGGACACGTTCGACATCCACCGCGACCCGATCCGGCATCTGTCCTTCGGCATGGGCGTGCACTTCTGTCTCGGCGCGCCGCTGGCCAGGCTGGAGGTCAAGATCGCGCTGCGCGCCCTGCTGTCCCGCTACCGCGATTTCGAGGTGCCCGCCGGCGAGCGGCTCGTCTACCACGATCCGCGGGGCTTCCAGGGCGCCAAGGTGCTCCCGCTCGACCTGTTTCGCGCGTGA
- a CDS encoding FAD-binding oxidoreductase, with protein MTDVSRRGLLAGGAGLYGLATGLSPAEAAAASPADFSTRACAPVFGPVAVAPGDPRYAELTTAGNARFHCRPREVRVVGSTAQVVRAVQDAVRTGARVVARSGGHCLEDFVDSPATQVLVDLSEMTAVGYDEQRAAFAIEPGALLGNVYRTLLKGWGVTIPAGQTSTVGIGGHVLGGGYGPLTRLHGCVVDHLYGVEVVVVDRSGTAKSVVATREPTDPNRELWWAHTGCGGGNFGIVTRYWFRTPGIDSRDPARLLPAPPAEVLDSYVQWSWPQMTPQSFRRLLRNHGRWHERHNEPDAPHAALFSIMTALRKQSGVFTLSTQIDAGLPGAEGLLRDYLAALDDGVGVPYTHDVRTTPWLRSMLYPRGGGNVFGLRAKCKAAYLRKALADSQIDAVHRRLVDESYDNPAAGVLFAAYGGKVSAVPPDATATAQRSAVLKAFYLDTWTDAAADDRHIAWIRGFYRDVYADTGGVPVPGEINDGSYINYPDTDLADPRWNTSGTPWHTLYYKDNYPRLQRAKARWDPRNVFRHGLSIRPPD; from the coding sequence ATGACTGACGTATCCCGCAGAGGACTGCTGGCCGGAGGGGCGGGGCTGTACGGTCTCGCGACCGGCCTCTCGCCGGCCGAGGCCGCCGCCGCGTCGCCGGCCGACTTCTCGACCCGAGCGTGCGCTCCGGTGTTCGGCCCGGTCGCGGTGGCCCCGGGCGACCCCCGCTACGCCGAATTGACCACCGCGGGCAACGCCCGGTTCCACTGCCGTCCCCGGGAGGTCCGGGTGGTCGGCTCGACCGCTCAGGTGGTGCGGGCGGTCCAGGACGCGGTGCGTACCGGCGCCAGGGTGGTGGCCCGCAGCGGCGGCCACTGTCTGGAGGACTTCGTCGACTCCCCCGCGACCCAGGTGCTCGTCGACCTGTCCGAGATGACCGCCGTGGGCTACGACGAACAACGCGCCGCCTTCGCCATCGAGCCCGGTGCGCTGCTCGGCAACGTGTACCGCACCCTCCTCAAGGGCTGGGGGGTGACCATCCCCGCCGGGCAGACCTCGACCGTCGGCATCGGCGGGCACGTGCTCGGCGGCGGCTACGGCCCGCTGACCCGGCTGCACGGTTGCGTCGTGGACCACCTGTACGGCGTCGAGGTCGTCGTGGTGGACCGCTCGGGCACCGCCAAGAGCGTGGTGGCCACGCGTGAGCCCACCGACCCGAACCGGGAACTGTGGTGGGCGCACACCGGCTGCGGCGGTGGGAACTTCGGCATCGTCACCCGGTACTGGTTCCGCACCCCCGGGATCGACAGCCGCGACCCCGCCCGACTGCTGCCCGCCCCGCCCGCCGAGGTGCTGGACAGTTACGTGCAATGGTCGTGGCCACAGATGACGCCACAATCCTTCCGGCGACTGCTGCGCAACCACGGACGCTGGCACGAACGGCACAACGAACCGGACGCACCGCACGCGGCGCTGTTCAGCATCATGACCGCCTTGCGCAAGCAGTCGGGTGTGTTCACCCTGAGCACCCAGATCGACGCCGGACTCCCGGGCGCCGAGGGGCTGTTGCGCGACTACCTGGCGGCGCTCGACGACGGGGTCGGGGTGCCGTACACGCACGACGTGCGCACCACACCGTGGCTGCGGTCGATGTTGTACCCCCGCGGGGGCGGCAACGTCTTCGGGTTGCGTGCCAAGTGCAAGGCGGCGTATCTGCGGAAGGCGTTGGCCGACTCCCAGATCGACGCCGTCCATCGCCGACTGGTGGACGAGAGCTACGACAACCCCGCCGCCGGTGTCCTGTTCGCCGCCTACGGCGGGAAGGTCTCGGCGGTGCCACCCGATGCCACGGCCACGGCGCAGCGGAGCGCGGTCCTCAAGGCGTTCTATCTCGACACCTGGACCGATGCCGCGGCGGACGACCGGCACATCGCCTGGATCCGCGGGTTCTATCGGGACGTCTACGCCGACACGGGCGGCGTCCCGGTCCCCGGCGAGATCAACGACGGCTCCTACATCAACTACCCGGACACAGACCTGGCGGATCCGCGCTGGAACACCTCGGGCACGCCCTGGCACACCCTGTACTACAAGGACAACTACCCGCGGCTGCAACGGGCGAAGGCGCGTTGGGATCCGCGGAACGTCTTCCGGCACGGCCTGTCGATCCGGCCGCCGGACTGA
- a CDS encoding aromatic ring-hydroxylating oxygenase subunit alpha, which yields MGQSRPLHKSTPGDVESDPSTAELLAELREYLRPDPPAIGLPPQVFTSPRLYEAERARIFGSSWIMVAHRDQLANPGDYLALDIAGEPVMVTRGEDGRLHGMSPICRHRMMPLVESGAGSAKDFTCPYHLWRYHLDGTLAGATHMRGNPDFDPAACRLPGFAVAEWHGLVFVNLDAGAAPLDGWMADVEGDLANYRLDEMVQVVSWTEEWKCNWKIAVENGHENYHAIGFHPNTVKPLMTGGIDMEVRADSTLMTRLLTRTEVPMETSVLPLTDEEKKILFSFRLFPCSSVATFGESVAWISLIPLSLDRTEVRGGTLMPAAALEGADVEAIRKQTEAFTGVINAEDRRGLEAVQRTVGSRFIQRGHLSPKEPGLLAFYRNLAFALTEADPA from the coding sequence ATGGGTCAGAGCCGGCCTTTGCACAAGAGCACGCCGGGCGACGTCGAGTCGGATCCGTCGACCGCGGAACTGCTGGCGGAATTACGCGAGTACCTCCGGCCGGACCCGCCCGCGATCGGGCTGCCGCCGCAGGTGTTCACCTCGCCCCGACTGTACGAAGCCGAACGGGCCCGGATCTTCGGGAGTTCGTGGATCATGGTGGCGCACCGGGACCAGTTGGCGAATCCCGGCGACTACCTCGCGCTGGACATCGCCGGTGAACCCGTGATGGTCACACGCGGCGAGGACGGGCGGCTGCACGGCATGTCGCCGATCTGCCGGCACCGGATGATGCCGCTGGTGGAATCCGGCGCCGGGAGCGCCAAGGACTTCACCTGTCCCTACCATCTGTGGCGCTACCACTTGGACGGCACCCTCGCGGGCGCGACCCACATGCGCGGCAACCCCGACTTCGACCCCGCCGCCTGCCGGCTGCCCGGCTTCGCCGTCGCGGAATGGCACGGCCTGGTGTTCGTCAACCTCGACGCCGGCGCCGCTCCCCTGGACGGCTGGATGGCCGATGTGGAAGGAGACCTGGCCAACTACCGCCTCGACGAGATGGTCCAGGTCGTCTCGTGGACCGAGGAATGGAAGTGCAACTGGAAGATCGCGGTGGAGAACGGCCACGAGAACTACCACGCGATCGGCTTCCATCCGAATACCGTCAAACCCCTCATGACGGGTGGCATCGACATGGAGGTGCGCGCCGACTCGACGTTGATGACGCGACTGCTCACCCGGACGGAGGTGCCGATGGAGACGTCCGTCCTGCCGTTGACCGACGAGGAGAAGAAGATCCTCTTCAGCTTCCGGTTGTTCCCGTGCAGCAGCGTCGCGACCTTCGGCGAGAGCGTCGCGTGGATCAGCCTCATCCCGCTCTCCCTCGATCGGACGGAGGTGCGCGGCGGCACGCTGATGCCGGCGGCGGCGCTCGAAGGCGCCGACGTGGAGGCGATCCGCAAGCAGACCGAGGCGTTCACGGGCGTGATCAACGCCGAGGACCGGCGCGGTCTCGAAGCCGTCCAGCGCACGGTCGGGTCGCGTTTCATCCAGCGCGGGCACCTCAGCCCCAAGGAGCCCGGGCTCCTCGCCTTCTACCGGAATCTGGCCTTCGCGCTGACCGAGGCGGACCCGGCCTAG
- a CDS encoding class I SAM-dependent methyltransferase, translating to MTADTALLDRVVQAGTAPDAEIFAVVEDAGLGAVVGVLVEEILFRCDAPINVMPVDIALDVTHESERHRTVFRMVRDRPIAILDGEEPVIRRELRMNVVDLVRRLYGRADHPRTGDFHDAFLPTRPADLTELPEIFASTNQASGALLSGCTVPRIDLGALSVAYGSDKWASFHWYTAHYEKEFAPYRDRPVRILEIGIGGFSGELGGSSLKMWKRYFHRGTVFGLDLFDKSELNQPRLTALTGDQGDTDGLVALAREHGPFDIVIDDGSHENEHVRVSFEALFPYVRSGGLYVIEDLQTSYFPRFGGTADKVAGSKTSVGLVKSLLDDLHHREHATYPGHPTSVTEESVVGVRVYRNVAFIEKGVNGEDGIPRWMDDEAWIALGAIPPSAD from the coding sequence ATGACCGCCGACACCGCCCTGCTCGATCGCGTCGTCCAGGCGGGGACCGCGCCCGACGCGGAGATCTTCGCCGTGGTCGAGGACGCCGGACTCGGGGCCGTCGTCGGCGTCCTCGTCGAGGAGATCCTGTTCCGCTGCGACGCGCCGATCAACGTGATGCCCGTCGACATCGCCCTGGACGTCACGCACGAGAGCGAGCGGCATCGGACCGTCTTCCGGATGGTCCGGGACCGGCCGATCGCGATCCTGGACGGCGAGGAACCGGTGATCCGGCGAGAACTGCGGATGAACGTGGTGGATCTGGTGCGCCGGCTGTACGGGCGGGCGGACCACCCGCGCACCGGCGACTTCCACGACGCGTTCCTGCCGACCCGACCCGCCGACCTGACCGAACTGCCGGAGATCTTCGCCTCGACCAACCAGGCCTCCGGCGCCCTGCTGTCGGGCTGCACCGTTCCGCGGATCGACCTGGGCGCGCTTTCCGTCGCGTACGGCTCGGACAAGTGGGCGAGCTTCCACTGGTACACGGCGCACTACGAGAAGGAGTTCGCCCCGTACCGTGACCGGCCGGTGCGGATCCTGGAGATCGGCATCGGCGGATTCTCCGGTGAACTGGGTGGGTCGTCGCTGAAGATGTGGAAGAGGTACTTCCACCGCGGCACGGTCTTCGGACTCGACCTGTTCGACAAGTCCGAGCTGAACCAGCCCCGGCTGACCGCGTTGACCGGGGACCAGGGCGACACCGACGGACTGGTCGCCCTCGCCCGCGAGCACGGCCCCTTCGACATCGTCATCGACGACGGAAGCCACGAGAACGAGCACGTCCGCGTCTCGTTCGAGGCCCTGTTCCCCTATGTGCGCAGCGGCGGCCTGTACGTCATCGAGGACCTCCAGACGTCCTACTTCCCCAGGTTCGGCGGCACCGCCGACAAGGTCGCCGGCTCGAAGACCTCGGTCGGGCTGGTCAAGAGCCTGCTGGACGACCTCCACCACCGGGAGCACGCGACGTATCCCGGGCACCCGACGAGCGTGACCGAGGAGTCGGTGGTCGGAGTGCGCGTGTATCGCAACGTCGCGTTCATCGAGAAGGGCGTCAACGGGGAGGACGGCATTCCTCGGTGGATGGACGACGAGGCGTGGATCGCCCTGGGCGCGATACCTCCGTCGGCGGACTGA
- a CDS encoding muconolactone Delta-isomerase family protein, which translates to MALFAVLATQAPAAGEGEEFRRRLPEGFAYTKNLVDKGVIRHSWVRVGAGGGLNIYDVDSHEELLAALYGNPVSPHLSFEVIPLAEAGSFDPAAYLLKWAEPFGDDSTGGRA; encoded by the coding sequence ATGGCGTTGTTCGCCGTACTGGCGACGCAAGCACCTGCCGCGGGCGAAGGCGAGGAGTTTCGACGGCGGTTGCCGGAAGGGTTCGCCTACACGAAGAACCTGGTGGACAAGGGAGTGATCCGGCACAGCTGGGTCCGGGTCGGTGCGGGCGGCGGCTTGAACATCTACGACGTCGACTCGCACGAGGAGTTGCTGGCCGCGCTGTACGGCAACCCGGTCAGCCCGCATCTGAGCTTCGAGGTGATTCCGCTTGCCGAGGCCGGGAGCTTCGACCCGGCGGCCTACCTCCTCAAGTGGGCCGAGCCGTTCGGGGACGATTCCACGGGAGGCCGCGCATGA
- a CDS encoding activator-dependent family glycosyltransferase, with product MRVLITSLAVEAHFNGAVPLAWALRAAGHEVRVASHPALTESITRAGLTAVPVGTDHVHHELVRDLGAELDTFYRDIDFTGERGDDYVALKGANTLLTATFYAQANNDSMVDELVDFARYWQPDLVIWEPFTFAGAVAARACGAAHARLLWGPDLFLRMRTAFRRRMELLPAESHDDSLEEWLTWTLDRFGCAFDEEVVVGQWNIDQMPPGVRLPSDRPTVPMRYVPYNGRAVVPAWLREPPRRPRVCLTLGITSRDTDHPNPVSLDEVFEAVSDLDIEVVATLDAAQRAEVTRVPDNTRVVDFVPLHALLPGCSAAIHHGGAGTWSTAAASAVPQLVIAGMWDNVYRARRLADLGAGLFLPPDELTAAGLRDGLEQLLTKPSFREDARRLQAVIAAEPSPADVVPTLVELAGRHRTARG from the coding sequence ATGCGTGTTCTGATCACATCGCTCGCCGTCGAAGCACACTTCAACGGCGCGGTCCCGTTGGCGTGGGCACTGCGCGCGGCCGGGCACGAGGTCCGGGTGGCGAGCCATCCGGCGCTGACCGAGAGCATCACCCGGGCCGGACTGACCGCCGTGCCGGTGGGTACCGACCACGTCCACCACGAACTCGTCCGCGACCTCGGTGCCGAACTCGACACCTTCTACCGCGACATCGACTTCACCGGGGAACGCGGCGACGACTACGTCGCACTCAAGGGCGCCAACACGCTGCTCACCGCGACGTTCTACGCGCAGGCCAACAACGACTCGATGGTGGACGAACTGGTCGACTTCGCTCGGTACTGGCAGCCGGATCTGGTGATCTGGGAGCCGTTCACCTTCGCGGGCGCGGTGGCCGCACGAGCCTGCGGGGCCGCGCACGCGCGGCTGCTCTGGGGACCGGATCTGTTCCTGCGGATGCGGACGGCGTTTCGGCGGCGGATGGAGCTCCTGCCGGCGGAGTCGCACGACGACTCGCTGGAGGAGTGGTTGACCTGGACTCTCGACCGCTTCGGCTGCGCCTTCGACGAGGAGGTGGTGGTCGGCCAGTGGAACATCGACCAGATGCCGCCCGGCGTCCGGCTGCCGTCGGATCGGCCGACCGTGCCGATGCGCTATGTCCCGTACAACGGCCGGGCGGTGGTGCCGGCGTGGCTGCGCGAGCCGCCGCGACGACCGCGGGTCTGTCTGACCCTGGGGATCACCTCGCGAGACACCGACCATCCGAATCCGGTGTCGCTCGACGAGGTGTTCGAAGCGGTTTCCGACCTCGACATCGAGGTCGTCGCGACGCTCGACGCGGCGCAGCGCGCCGAGGTGACGCGGGTACCGGACAACACTCGCGTCGTGGACTTCGTGCCGCTGCACGCGCTGCTGCCCGGTTGCTCGGCGGCGATACACCACGGCGGTGCCGGCACCTGGTCGACCGCCGCGGCGTCCGCGGTGCCGCAACTGGTGATCGCCGGGATGTGGGACAACGTGTATCGGGCCCGGCGACTGGCGGATCTGGGCGCGGGCCTGTTCCTGCCGCCGGACGAACTCACCGCGGCCGGGCTGCGCGACGGCCTGGAACAACTGCTGACCAAGCCGTCCTTCCGGGAGGACGCCCGACGCCTGCAGGCCGTGATCGCGGCCGAGCCGAGCCCCGCCGACGTGGTGCCCACCCTCGTGGAACTGGCCGGCCGGCACCGCACAGCGCGCGGGTGA
- a CDS encoding cytochrome P450 family protein yields the protein MAIRTDSELGRSLLTERGMQWLYAHGGDPYAVLIRAEDDDRATTTARIRELGPLHRSHSGAWVSGNHALGREILGDPRLVSRVLHGPWAGGPEPGEVFSALPAVGFVPAWESADPDRWASFAERRCAAVLGRLGDSFDLVADLVRPVLVGVVGEVLAVPSAERAAFGRWCGSAATALDAVLCPPTLPRARALIDAVEGLRSLSARSTGPDEELLAFAMTASVVGLETTANLLANTMLALLNRPDRWRLVCADPTWAHSAVEETLRLDPPVRLDSRIVNEDLELAGRAITAGSEVVVCLEAAHTDPELHRDPQDFDLRRETAADHLSLSGGPPFAVVAPLVRASTVAVLRVLAARLPAVRRAGPVVRRLRAPVTQGIVRFPVAC from the coding sequence GTGGCGATACGGACGGACAGTGAACTCGGCCGGTCCCTTCTGACGGAGCGGGGTATGCAATGGCTGTACGCACACGGCGGGGACCCCTACGCCGTGCTGATCCGCGCGGAGGACGACGACCGCGCGACGACGACCGCGCGGATCCGCGAACTCGGGCCGCTCCACCGCAGTCACTCCGGCGCGTGGGTGAGCGGGAACCACGCGCTCGGCAGGGAGATCCTCGGTGATCCGCGGCTGGTTTCCCGCGTCCTGCACGGCCCCTGGGCGGGCGGCCCGGAGCCGGGCGAGGTGTTTTCCGCTCTTCCCGCGGTCGGGTTCGTTCCGGCGTGGGAGTCGGCCGATCCCGACCGGTGGGCGAGTTTCGCCGAGCGTCGGTGCGCGGCGGTGCTCGGCCGGCTCGGCGATTCCTTCGACCTGGTAGCCGATCTGGTGCGCCCGGTCCTGGTCGGCGTGGTCGGCGAGGTCCTCGCCGTGCCCTCGGCGGAGCGTGCGGCGTTCGGCCGGTGGTGCGGTTCGGCGGCGACGGCGTTGGACGCCGTGTTGTGCCCGCCGACACTGCCGCGGGCCCGCGCGCTGATCGACGCGGTCGAGGGCCTTCGCTCCCTGTCGGCCCGGTCGACCGGTCCGGACGAGGAACTGCTCGCCTTCGCGATGACGGCCTCCGTGGTGGGCTTGGAGACGACGGCGAACCTGCTCGCGAACACGATGCTCGCCCTGCTCAACCGACCGGACCGGTGGCGGCTTGTGTGTGCCGACCCGACGTGGGCGCACAGCGCGGTGGAGGAGACGTTGCGGCTCGATCCGCCGGTGCGGCTGGACAGTCGGATCGTGAACGAGGATCTGGAACTCGCCGGGCGGGCGATCACCGCGGGCAGCGAGGTCGTGGTGTGCCTCGAAGCGGCGCACACCGACCCCGAACTGCACCGTGACCCCCAGGACTTCGATCTGCGACGGGAAACCGCCGCCGACCACCTCTCCCTGTCCGGCGGGCCGCCCTTCGCGGTCGTCGCACCGCTGGTGCGGGCCTCGACGGTGGCGGTGTTGCGGGTGCTGGCCGCTCGGCTGCCGGCCGTGCGCCGGGCCGGACCCGTGGTGCGACGCCTTCGGGCCCCGGTCACCCAGGGCATCGTGCGGTTTCCGGTCGCCTGCTGA
- a CDS encoding class I SAM-dependent methyltransferase has product MKPIMDDHRLSELITAADLPPADTDAAIAELGAAAVAEALLSEISARTRLLPEPIEKTTVQLDLGFDDKRLHYLFTLGAGTCEVEAGRAPRPPATYRQDLSELLRAVFSPGRHDGTRELVIADSTEPHGLAADDPWLRQRRSAVLAAHQLVEAISRRFTDLTELAVRFDADKWGGHWYTPHYQHYLEPLRDRRVKVLEIGVGGYDDPNLGGASLRMWKHYFWRGRIYGLDIYPKTGITEPRLRTVQGDQGDAEFLAGFAREHGPFDVVIDDGSHFSEHVLTSFTQLFPHVRPGGRYIIEDTQSSYWPGWGGSTDLDSTTTSMGFVKKLLDGLNHQEQIRPADHAASATELTVTGVHVHHNVVVLDKGVNTEQGPPSWVPRTEDPRLWYAGES; this is encoded by the coding sequence ATGAAGCCGATCATGGACGACCACCGACTGAGCGAGCTGATCACCGCGGCCGACCTACCACCGGCCGACACGGACGCCGCGATCGCGGAACTGGGCGCCGCGGCAGTCGCCGAGGCTCTCTTGAGCGAGATATCGGCTCGGACCCGGCTGCTTCCCGAGCCCATCGAGAAGACGACGGTGCAGTTGGATCTCGGGTTCGACGACAAGCGGTTGCACTACCTGTTCACCCTCGGCGCGGGCACGTGCGAGGTCGAGGCGGGCCGGGCACCACGGCCGCCGGCGACCTACCGGCAGGATCTGTCGGAGCTGCTCCGTGCGGTGTTCTCTCCGGGCCGTCACGACGGCACCCGCGAGCTGGTGATCGCGGATTCGACCGAGCCGCACGGCCTTGCCGCCGACGACCCGTGGCTGCGGCAACGGCGGTCCGCCGTACTGGCCGCCCATCAGCTCGTGGAGGCGATCTCTCGGCGGTTCACCGACCTCACCGAACTCGCGGTGCGCTTCGACGCGGACAAGTGGGGCGGGCACTGGTACACCCCGCACTACCAGCACTACCTCGAACCGTTGCGGGACCGGCGGGTGAAGGTGCTGGAGATCGGGGTCGGGGGGTACGACGATCCGAATCTCGGCGGCGCGTCGCTGCGCATGTGGAAGCACTACTTCTGGCGGGGCCGGATCTACGGACTCGACATCTACCCCAAGACCGGCATCACCGAGCCCCGGCTGCGGACCGTGCAGGGCGACCAGGGCGACGCCGAGTTCCTGGCCGGGTTCGCCCGCGAACACGGTCCGTTCGACGTGGTGATCGACGACGGCAGCCACTTCAGTGAGCACGTGCTCACCTCGTTCACACAGCTCTTCCCGCATGTGCGGCCGGGCGGGCGGTACATCATCGAGGACACCCAGTCGTCCTACTGGCCGGGTTGGGGCGGAAGCACCGACTTGGACTCGACCACCACCTCGATGGGATTCGTCAAGAAGCTGCTCGACGGGCTCAACCATCAGGAGCAGATCCGCCCGGCGGATCATGCGGCCTCGGCGACCGAGCTGACGGTGACCGGCGTCCACGTGCACCACAACGTCGTCGTGCTCGACAAGGGCGTCAACACCGAGCAGGGCCCGCCGTCGTGGGTTCCGCGCACCGAAGACCCTCGGCTGTGGTACGCGGGCGAGTCCTGA
- a CDS encoding acyl carrier protein, protein MSELRLTDLVTILRECAGEDETSNLDGDILDAEFGELGYDSIAMLETASRIQIRYGVVLSDEEVAEATSPRVLLHLVNRSLAETA, encoded by the coding sequence ATGAGTGAGTTGAGGCTGACCGACCTGGTCACGATCCTTCGGGAATGCGCGGGTGAGGACGAGACCTCGAACCTGGACGGGGACATCCTGGACGCGGAGTTCGGCGAGCTGGGATACGACTCGATCGCGATGCTGGAGACCGCGTCCCGGATTCAGATCCGGTACGGCGTGGTGTTGTCCGACGAGGAAGTGGCCGAGGCCACCAGTCCGCGTGTGCTGCTGCACCTGGTGAACCGATCGCTCGCGGAGACCGCGTAG